A genomic window from Flavobacterium sp. I3-2 includes:
- a CDS encoding helix-turn-helix domain-containing protein, which translates to MNIERIEFLAWMERIMERFNILSEHMYNLQNKRNSIDGEELLDNQDVLQILKISSRSLQRYRSSGKLAYYTISGKIYYKLSDVHQFIRDSLNPTLPKKKDNQ; encoded by the coding sequence ATGAACATAGAAAGAATTGAATTTTTAGCATGGATGGAACGAATAATGGAACGTTTCAATATTTTGAGTGAGCACATGTATAATTTACAAAATAAACGTAATAGCATCGATGGAGAGGAGCTGTTAGATAATCAAGATGTTTTACAAATTTTAAAAATCAGTAGTCGTTCACTACAGCGATACCGTTCTTCTGGTAAACTTGCCTATTACACCATCAGCGGGAAAATTTATTATAAATTATCAGATGTTCATCAATTTATTCGTGACAGCTTAAATCCTACTTTACCTAAAAAGAAAGACAATCAATGA
- a CDS encoding helix-turn-helix domain-containing protein, with protein MENMLTKDDLRQLRILIVNDIKEFLEIEIKKTNEDDLNSEWLRSKSVRKFLDISPGTLQNLRISGKIQFKQIMGSYYYKKSDLINMFK; from the coding sequence ATGGAAAACATGCTAACAAAAGATGATTTAAGACAATTGCGTATTCTTATTGTGAATGATATTAAAGAATTTTTGGAAATAGAAATAAAAAAAACTAATGAAGATGATTTAAATTCAGAATGGCTTAGAAGTAAATCGGTAAGAAAATTTCTTGATATATCTCCTGGGACACTTCAGAACTTGCGTATCTCTGGAAAAATTCAATTCAAACAAATAATGGGATCTTACTATTATAAAAAAAGCGATTTAATAAACATGTTTAAATAA
- a CDS encoding TM2 domain-containing protein produces the protein MDAQKVDMFMMTNAKYFESHQIYNIRNLLLELDDSKWAYISSIQFKDPTTILIVSLLAGLFGIDRFMIGDVGIGIGKLLTCGGFYIWAIVDLFLIMGATREKNFETLMMYARL, from the coding sequence ATGGATGCGCAAAAAGTTGATATGTTCATGATGACAAACGCTAAATATTTTGAAAGTCATCAGATATATAACATTAGAAATTTATTATTAGAATTAGATGATTCAAAATGGGCTTATATCTCTTCTATTCAATTTAAAGACCCAACAACTATTTTAATTGTTTCGCTATTAGCTGGATTATTTGGAATCGATAGATTTATGATTGGTGACGTAGGAATAGGAATTGGTAAACTTTTAACTTGTGGTGGTTTCTACATTTGGGCAATTGTTGACTTATTTTTAATTATGGGAGCGACACGCGAAAAAAATTTTGAAACCTTAATGATGTACGCTAGATTATGA
- a CDS encoding DUF2752 domain-containing protein, with translation MIKSRNKLYFFIFTACIFSYIWLIYNFINIKKEAGITVCHFKNLTSLPCPSCGSTRSVLSILKGNLPEAFVINPLGFIIFLILMIIPIWILYDFVLKKESFFNFYKAFEKKMSKPKFYIPAIILLVLNWIWNINKQL, from the coding sequence ATGATAAAATCTAGAAACAAGCTGTATTTTTTCATATTTACAGCTTGTATCTTTAGTTACATTTGGCTGATTTATAATTTTATTAATATAAAGAAAGAAGCTGGAATTACAGTTTGTCATTTTAAAAATTTAACTTCACTACCCTGCCCTTCTTGTGGTTCTACAAGATCGGTTTTATCAATTTTAAAAGGAAATTTACCAGAAGCTTTTGTTATAAATCCTCTTGGATTCATTATTTTTTTAATTTTAATGATTATTCCAATTTGGATTTTATATGATTTCGTACTCAAAAAAGAATCATTTTTCAATTTTTACAAAGCTTTTGAAAAAAAAATGAGTAAACCAAAATTCTATATTCCTGCAATTATTCTGTTAGTATTAAATTGGATTTGGAACATAAATAAACAGCTATGA
- a CDS encoding DUF4870 domain-containing protein: MIKVKKLNFTPTEHEREKASNSYLMSLVGIIVGLPIPIVNLICTLIFFFANRKSTYFVKWHCTQALISQFILLIVNNIAFWWTISIIIDFNNISNAYFAYLLVLVIFNITEFVMTVYSAIETRKGVQVEWWIYGSLTNLILSPKNEKDII, translated from the coding sequence ATGATAAAAGTTAAAAAATTAAATTTTACGCCAACTGAACATGAAAGAGAAAAAGCTTCAAATAGTTATCTCATGTCTTTGGTTGGAATTATTGTTGGATTACCAATACCGATTGTAAATCTGATTTGTACATTAATATTCTTTTTTGCAAATAGAAAATCGACCTATTTTGTAAAATGGCATTGTACACAAGCATTGATTTCCCAATTCATTTTACTAATTGTCAATAACATTGCTTTTTGGTGGACCATTTCAATAATTATTGATTTTAACAATATCTCAAATGCTTATTTTGCTTATCTATTGGTTTTAGTTATTTTTAATATAACCGAATTTGTTATGACTGTTTATTCAGCAATTGAAACAAGAAAAGGTGTTCAAGTTGAATGGTGGATTTACGGAAGTTTAACTAATTTAATTTTAAGTCCTAAAAATGAAAAAGATATTATTTGA
- a CDS encoding M48 family metallopeptidase: MKKILFELSITICFFLGIWFGFTQIDWVNIFKINELNSKTEEKLGELTWEYYSMGEDEIKNKNIKQTVDSLVNHIATANGIDTNSIKIHIINTNEVNAFALPDGHLVLNSQLIIESKNQEELLGVISHELAHIQLDHINEKLTQEIGLTVLLSAISGSNNQVIGNIVHTLSSTAFDRKKEEEADLTAVIYLEKANVNPIPFADFLRRISKNESNTEFENWISTHPNSKERSKSVFRKINKSKIDYNQVVTDSTWNKLQVQLLNFE, encoded by the coding sequence ATGAAAAAGATATTATTTGAACTTTCAATTACAATTTGTTTCTTTTTAGGAATTTGGTTCGGTTTTACTCAAATTGATTGGGTTAATATTTTTAAAATAAACGAACTAAATTCAAAAACTGAAGAAAAATTAGGTGAATTAACCTGGGAATATTATTCCATGGGTGAGGACGAAATTAAAAACAAGAATATTAAACAAACTGTTGATTCTTTGGTAAATCATATTGCGACTGCAAACGGTATTGATACTAATTCTATTAAAATTCATATCATCAATACAAACGAAGTAAATGCTTTTGCATTACCTGATGGTCACTTGGTTTTAAATTCACAGTTGATTATTGAATCTAAAAATCAAGAAGAACTTTTAGGTGTCATTTCACATGAATTAGCACATATACAACTGGATCATATAAACGAAAAATTAACTCAAGAAATTGGTTTAACTGTTTTACTTTCTGCAATTTCAGGTAGCAATAATCAAGTGATAGGAAATATAGTACACACACTTTCTTCAACTGCTTTTGATCGAAAAAAAGAAGAAGAAGCTGATTTGACTGCTGTTATTTATTTAGAAAAAGCAAACGTTAACCCGATTCCTTTTGCAGATTTTTTGAGAAGAATTTCGAAAAACGAATCAAATACAGAATTTGAAAATTGGATCAGTACACATCCTAATTCAAAAGAAAGATCTAAATCCGTTTTCAGAAAAATCAATAAATCAAAAATAGATTATAATCAAGTTGTTACTGATTCGACATGGAATAAACTACAAGTACAACTTCTAAATTTTGAATAA
- a CDS encoding GreA/GreB family elongation factor — protein MSENIILTTGVYDLIKDHVRRRKVTKVEEEILLNELKFAKQVVRKELPNDIVTVDRIVTVKTENETKTVTFVGPSKAKPNKNKFSILSDVGIAIVGYKEGDIVKWPTNDGEISYEILKVEKIQDN, from the coding sequence ATGTCAGAAAATATCATTTTAACAACCGGAGTTTATGATTTAATAAAAGATCACGTTCGTAGAAGAAAAGTTACTAAAGTTGAAGAAGAAATTCTTTTAAACGAATTAAAATTTGCCAAACAAGTAGTCAGAAAAGAATTACCAAACGATATTGTTACAGTTGATAGAATCGTAACTGTTAAAACAGAAAACGAAACTAAAACTGTAACTTTTGTAGGACCTTCAAAAGCTAAACCAAACAAAAACAAATTTTCTATTTTATCTGATGTAGGAATCGCTATTGTTGGTTACAAAGAAGGTGACATTGTAAAATGGCCTACAAATGATGGTGAAATTTCTTATGAGATTTTGAAAGTAGAAAAAATTCAAGATAATTAA
- a CDS encoding carboxypeptidase regulatory-like domain-containing protein: MKKAVYLFMFSMVTLIGATIYSNKQFNNDGCDLSGKLVENSSSEVIDNALVTVSDNGKVIAQTTVKNDGSFAFKNLPNRLLSLSIENVAYTTVNKTINLVNANSFNFGNISLDTHVNILEEMIILVKR; the protein is encoded by the coding sequence ATGAAAAAAGCAGTTTACTTATTTATGTTCTCAATGGTTACTTTAATTGGAGCTACAATTTACTCTAATAAACAATTTAATAATGATGGTTGTGATTTATCAGGAAAATTAGTTGAAAACTCAAGTTCTGAAGTTATTGATAATGCATTAGTGACCGTTTCTGATAACGGTAAAGTTATCGCTCAAACTACAGTAAAAAATGACGGTTCATTCGCTTTTAAAAATTTACCAAATAGATTGTTAAGTCTAAGTATTGAAAATGTTGCTTATACTACTGTCAATAAAACTATAAACTTAGTTAATGCAAACAGTTTCAATTTTGGTAACATATCATTAGATACACATGTTAATATATTAGAAGAAATGATTATTCTAGTTAAAAGATAA
- a CDS encoding YARHG domain-containing protein: MKRILLLLGLFALIPNTSFSQVHAQRPAKQQQYFPGLYPEASQRILNAKDLKGLNSFDLKVMRNEIYARHGYIFNTQEMKDYFNEQDWYYGRYKNVDKFLTDIEKKNIEFIKKFE; this comes from the coding sequence ATGAAAAGAATTCTCTTATTGTTAGGATTATTTGCATTAATTCCTAATACATCTTTTTCGCAAGTTCATGCGCAAAGACCAGCAAAACAACAACAATATTTTCCAGGATTATATCCAGAAGCATCGCAACGAATTTTAAATGCAAAGGATTTAAAAGGTCTTAATAGTTTTGACCTTAAAGTAATGCGAAATGAAATTTATGCTCGACACGGTTATATTTTCAATACTCAAGAAATGAAAGATTATTTCAATGAACAAGATTGGTATTATGGTAGATATAAAAATGTAGATAAATTTTTAACCGATATTGAGAAGAAAAATATTGAATTTATAAAGAAATTTGAATGA
- a CDS encoding peptidoglycan recognition family protein encodes MRNLVILYCIIGFSKIAFAQSSNDFKIIQKPIIYNLEREKLSIEYLKDHHGLIQEKPLITPKIIVLHYTAGGTVTSNFNYFNKTQIENSRTYNKKQSLLNVSAHYLVDRDGTIYQIIPDTLFARHTIGLNYCAVGVENIGSKTQPLTEKQVKANAFLIRKLSNEYPIEYLIGHYEYGKFRKSKLWKDLDPNYFTGKEDPGKDFMNKVRELITDLNLKNEI; translated from the coding sequence ATGAGAAATCTAGTAATACTTTACTGTATTATTGGGTTTTCAAAAATTGCTTTTGCACAATCATCAAATGATTTTAAAATTATACAAAAGCCAATTATTTATAATTTAGAACGAGAAAAATTAAGTATAGAATATCTCAAAGATCATCATGGATTAATTCAAGAAAAACCTTTAATTACTCCAAAAATTATTGTTTTACATTATACAGCTGGCGGAACTGTAACGAGCAATTTTAATTATTTTAATAAAACACAAATAGAAAATTCAAGAACATACAATAAAAAACAAAGTTTGTTAAATGTATCAGCACATTATTTAGTTGATCGCGATGGAACTATTTATCAAATCATTCCTGATACTTTGTTTGCTAGACATACCATCGGGTTAAATTATTGCGCTGTTGGAGTTGAAAACATCGGAAGTAAAACACAACCGTTGACAGAAAAACAAGTTAAAGCTAATGCTTTTTTGATTCGCAAACTTAGTAATGAATATCCTATTGAATATTTAATTGGACATTATGAATATGGTAAATTTAGAAAATCTAAATTATGGAAAGATTTAGATCCTAATTATTTTACAGGAAAAGAAGATCCAGGAAAAGATTTTATGAATAAGGTTCGAGAATTAATAACAGATTTAAATCTGAAAAATGAAATCTAA
- a CDS encoding murein L,D-transpeptidase catalytic domain-containing protein: MLKSILAFMLLIVIISCKENSSNSNNKEEIENEFSEQIKTKATEALNFCKENNFNTEFCILVDMTIHSGKNRMFVYNFENNEIVKSALCAHGSGKGNKKSTGATPLFSNEEGSLLSSIGKFKIGARSYSQFGINIHYKLHGLEKTNDNAFKRIVVLHSYTPVSSTEIYPFHLPMGFSHGCPVTDDQMMTYLDNKLIKTEKPVLLWIYYDK; encoded by the coding sequence ATGCTAAAATCAATCTTAGCTTTTATGCTTTTAATTGTAATTATAAGTTGTAAAGAAAATAGCTCAAATTCAAATAATAAAGAAGAAATTGAAAACGAATTTTCTGAACAAATAAAAACAAAAGCAACCGAAGCTCTTAACTTTTGTAAAGAAAATAATTTTAATACTGAGTTTTGTATCCTCGTTGACATGACCATTCATTCAGGAAAAAACAGAATGTTTGTCTATAATTTCGAAAATAATGAAATTGTAAAAAGCGCTCTTTGTGCTCATGGAAGTGGAAAAGGCAATAAAAAAAGTACAGGAGCAACACCATTATTTAGCAATGAAGAAGGAAGCTTATTGTCTTCTATTGGTAAATTTAAAATTGGAGCGCGTTCGTATAGTCAATTCGGAATTAATATACATTATAAACTTCACGGTCTTGAAAAAACTAACGACAATGCATTTAAGCGTATTGTTGTACTTCACTCCTACACACCAGTTTCTTCAACAGAAATTTATCCGTTTCATTTACCTATGGGATTTAGTCACGGCTGTCCGGTTACAGATGATCAAATGATGACATATCTTGATAATAAATTAATTAAAACAGAAAAACCCGTTTTACTTTGGATTTATTACGATAAATAG
- a CDS encoding DUF4261 domain-containing protein, translating into MKQFDKLELEIVNSKSPINEIHTFILKTASYVIRKNVTLKDNKTIEFTVNQKILIKKSEGKFLRRFFKVDILNM; encoded by the coding sequence ATGAAACAATTTGATAAACTAGAATTAGAAATTGTTAATTCTAAATCACCTATAAACGAAATTCATACTTTTATTTTGAAAACTGCGAGCTATGTGATTAGAAAAAATGTGACTTTAAAAGATAATAAAACAATTGAATTTACAGTAAATCAAAAGATTTTGATTAAAAAATCAGAGGGTAAATTTTTAAGAAGATTCTTTAAAGTTGATATTTTAAATATGTAG
- a CDS encoding helix-turn-helix domain-containing protein, with the protein MEGFNKRLSFIFEKFSLNASTFADKIGVQRSSMSHILSGRNKPSLDFILKTYEAFPQINLNWLAIGEGPFLKAAIASISNSKNDFEFNKEINNDQNEISNLELDIEKKHESKNTFQKSTSDFIQQIDNEVPLSPLRNESEIEQILFFYKDGTFKSFRPK; encoded by the coding sequence ATGGAAGGTTTTAATAAACGTTTATCATTTATTTTTGAGAAGTTTTCTTTAAACGCTTCTACTTTTGCAGACAAAATTGGTGTACAACGTTCGAGTATGTCGCATATACTTTCTGGAAGAAATAAACCTAGTTTAGATTTTATTTTGAAAACTTACGAAGCCTTTCCTCAAATCAATTTGAATTGGTTAGCAATTGGCGAAGGCCCATTTTTAAAAGCAGCCATAGCCTCTATTTCAAATTCAAAAAATGATTTTGAATTTAATAAAGAAATAAATAATGATCAAAATGAAATTTCTAATTTAGAATTAGATATCGAGAAGAAACATGAATCTAAAAACACTTTTCAAAAATCAACTTCTGATTTCATTCAACAAATTGACAACGAAGTTCCTTTATCTCCATTGAGAAATGAATCTGAAATTGAACAAATTTTATTCTTTTATAAAGATGGAACTTTCAAATCGTTCCGACCGAAGTAA
- a CDS encoding spermidine synthase: MIKKFLSYIMPIPIEIIPSNVSDQLELTWNNGKMVLDTKHTNYSYGNLQKVLRKGLLKIGIENINQMQHILLLGVAGGSVVETLTKEFKFENKMTGIEIDPIVLKVAEKYFQINTIPNFEIILEDANKFVTETNQLYDLIIIDIFEDCFMPDFVYSEIFISNIKRILKPKGYILFNTIVLNKIDLEKNKSYKNQFENSKFVLQSFPNIDDKNELFLIHKEYE; encoded by the coding sequence ATGATAAAGAAATTCCTAAGTTATATAATGCCTATTCCGATTGAAATCATTCCTTCAAACGTTAGTGATCAATTGGAACTTACTTGGAACAACGGCAAAATGGTTCTTGATACAAAACATACTAATTATTCATACGGAAATTTACAAAAGGTTTTACGTAAGGGATTACTAAAAATTGGAATTGAAAACATCAATCAAATGCAGCATATTTTATTGCTTGGTGTTGCTGGAGGAAGTGTTGTTGAAACATTAACTAAAGAATTCAAATTTGAAAATAAAATGACAGGAATTGAAATTGACCCAATAGTTCTTAAGGTTGCTGAAAAATATTTTCAAATTAATACAATTCCCAATTTTGAAATAATTCTAGAAGATGCTAATAAATTTGTTACAGAAACCAACCAACTATATGACTTAATAATCATTGATATTTTCGAAGATTGTTTCATGCCAGATTTTGTTTATTCAGAAATTTTTATTTCCAACATTAAAAGAATTTTAAAACCTAAAGGTTATATTTTATTCAACACAATAGTTTTGAATAAAATTGATCTTGAAAAAAATAAATCTTATAAAAATCAATTTGAAAACAGTAAATTTGTCTTACAAAGTTTTCCAAATATAGACGATAAAAACGAACTTTTTTTAATCCATAAAGAATACGAATAA
- a CDS encoding transporter — MKKIFTSCFLFFGFLANAQYTKEINSNRPSLSMGAYSVSKSILQIEAGLGFQKDEYSNERYNNHTLVDLQFRYGAFFEQLEFVADLKYDNTKQVVFDQKQNFNSFRQSSIGAKYMIYDSYRNYVEKRNVYSWKANQRYKWRRLVPAVAVYLGADFKGDENYFPKNMPSTTLKGMIITQQHINNNLSFVTNLIIENATDNDFRSYGYIATLSYGFSQRWSVFAENQGFFRKYEGVKQNFKDDCILRGGFTYLVNKNLQLDISGGTSIGNTPHKMNGQIGASWRTHKKYKQETVEGIE; from the coding sequence ATGAAGAAAATTTTCACAAGCTGTTTTCTGTTTTTTGGTTTTTTGGCAAATGCACAATACACAAAAGAAATTAATTCGAACAGACCTAGTTTATCGATGGGAGCTTATTCGGTTAGTAAATCTATTTTACAAATTGAAGCTGGACTTGGATTCCAGAAAGATGAATATAGTAACGAAAGATATAACAATCATACATTAGTTGATTTACAATTTCGATATGGAGCTTTTTTTGAGCAATTAGAATTTGTTGCTGATTTAAAATACGATAATACAAAACAAGTTGTTTTCGACCAGAAGCAAAATTTTAATAGTTTTAGACAATCTTCAATCGGTGCAAAATATATGATTTACGATTCATATCGTAACTATGTTGAAAAACGAAATGTTTACAGTTGGAAAGCTAATCAAAGATACAAATGGAGAAGATTAGTACCAGCAGTTGCAGTTTATCTAGGTGCAGATTTTAAAGGAGATGAAAATTACTTTCCAAAAAACATGCCTTCTACAACACTTAAAGGAATGATTATTACACAACAGCATATCAATAATAATTTGTCTTTTGTTACAAATTTAATTATTGAAAACGCAACAGATAACGATTTTAGAAGCTATGGTTACATCGCAACTTTATCTTATGGCTTTAGTCAACGTTGGTCAGTTTTTGCTGAAAACCAAGGTTTTTTTAGAAAATATGAAGGTGTAAAACAAAACTTTAAAGACGATTGTATTTTACGTGGTGGTTTTACTTACTTAGTTAATAAAAATCTACAATTGGATATTTCTGGCGGAACCTCAATCGGAAATACACCACATAAAATGAATGGACAAATCGGTGCTTCTTGGAGAACGCACAAAAAATACAAACAAGAAACCGTAGAAGGTATAGAATAA
- a CDS encoding GNAT family N-acetyltransferase, with translation MIEVREVLSKKELNDFVKFPFKLYKDNKYWVPPIINDELKSFDPNQDIFKTVEAKYFLAYKNNEIVGRVVAIINWTEVNELKKNKARFGWLEMIDDIEVTKALLDKVIAFGKEHKVEYIEGPMGFSNMDKAGMLTEGFDYTATMIGFYNFDYYAKHLNQLGYKPEAEWIEYFMKIQKITETIDMTKISALIEKRYKVRSLEFKSIKDVLPYVDEMFGLLNKSYADLQSFVPIQQFQIDHYKEKYLNFIHPDFISCIVDENGKIIAFGITMPSFSKAFQKANGKLLPFGWFHLLKAMRKNDHVEFYLIGVDPKFQNKGITALIFRDLHVNFKRRGIKTVETNPLLIENNKIQQLWQQFNPITHKERKTFRLDI, from the coding sequence ATGATTGAAGTTAGAGAAGTTTTATCTAAAAAAGAATTAAACGATTTTGTTAAATTTCCGTTTAAATTATATAAAGACAATAAATATTGGGTTCCACCAATAATTAACGATGAATTAAAAAGTTTTGATCCAAATCAAGATATTTTTAAAACTGTAGAAGCTAAATATTTTCTCGCTTATAAAAACAACGAAATTGTTGGGCGCGTTGTAGCTATAATCAATTGGACCGAAGTTAACGAGCTTAAAAAAAATAAAGCGCGTTTTGGTTGGCTAGAAATGATTGATGATATTGAGGTAACCAAAGCTTTGTTGGATAAGGTTATCGCTTTCGGAAAAGAACATAAAGTCGAATACATTGAAGGTCCGATGGGTTTTTCAAATATGGACAAAGCCGGAATGCTTACAGAAGGTTTTGATTACACTGCAACAATGATTGGTTTTTATAATTTTGATTATTATGCAAAACATTTAAATCAATTGGGGTATAAGCCAGAAGCTGAATGGATTGAATATTTTATGAAAATTCAAAAAATTACTGAAACGATTGATATGACAAAAATTTCAGCACTTATTGAAAAAAGATATAAAGTTCGTTCGTTAGAATTCAAATCAATAAAAGATGTACTTCCGTATGTTGATGAGATGTTTGGACTTTTAAATAAAAGTTACGCCGATTTACAAAGTTTTGTTCCAATTCAGCAATTTCAAATTGATCATTATAAAGAGAAATATTTGAATTTTATTCATCCGGATTTCATCAGTTGCATTGTAGATGAAAACGGAAAAATAATTGCGTTTGGAATAACCATGCCTTCATTTTCTAAAGCTTTTCAAAAAGCAAACGGTAAACTTTTGCCTTTTGGATGGTTTCATTTGTTGAAAGCCATGAGAAAAAATGATCATGTCGAATTTTATTTAATTGGTGTAGACCCTAAGTTTCAAAATAAAGGTATTACAGCTTTAATTTTTAGAGATTTACATGTTAATTTTAAAAGAAGGGGAATTAAAACCGTTGAAACAAATCCATTGTTAATCGAGAATAACAAGATTCAACAACTTTGGCAGCAATTCAATCCTATTACTCACAAAGAAAGAAAAACTTTTCGTTTAGATATTTAA